The genomic window GACAGGGGGCGGGGTGGTTTTTATGGTGAGGGGCCCTTGGACTTGAAGCCGGGGCCGCGGCCGGGACGGCCGGCACCGGCGGAAGAAAGGAAGTGATTGACCTTGAGCGAGATCCGACTGAAAAAGGGTGAACCGATCGACAAGGCCCTGCGGCGGCTGAAAAAGAAGCTGGACCGCGAGGGGATCCTGCGCATCGTGCGCAATCATCGGCACTACGAGAAGCCGAGCGAGCGACGCCGGCGCAAAGAGAAGGCGGCGCGGTTTGCCGCCATGCTCAATGCGCGTTACGCCGAGATGTAAGAAACGGTCGTCGCAACGCCGGCTGGAGCCCGTGGAAACGGGCCGGCCGGTTTTCTTTTTTCCAAGGGTCGGGTCCTGAGACGACCCGGCCGGAACGGTGGGGACCATGTACTCGATGTCCACATGCTGGAATTCGCACCGGCACACCGACGGCCGGGCCATGTTGCTCGAGATTCGCGAGCTGGGGTTTGAATATGCCGAGCTCAGCCACGGGATCCGGTTGAGCCTGGTGGAGGGTATCTTGCAGGCGGTTGATGCCGGCGAAATCCGGATCTCCAGTCTCCACAATTTCTGTCCCCTCCCGATGGGGGTCTCGCACGCGGCCCCGAATCTGTTCCAGTTTTCAGCCGAGTCCACCCGCGAACGGGAACTGGCGATCAAGAGCACGCTCAAGACCTTCGATTTTGCGGTACGGGTCGGTGCGCCCCTGGTGGTGCTGCACATGGGCAGCGTGGAGATGAAGGATTACACCGACCGACTGAAAGAACTGGTCGCCGAGGGCCGCCGGGAAACCCCGCGTTACGAGGCGCTGTTGGCCGAGGCGATCGAACAGCGCGAACGGCGCAAGGAACCGTTTGTGGAGCGGGCCTATGAAACCCTGCGCCGGTTGATTCCGGAGGCGGAGGCGCGGGGGCTGCGGTTGGGGATCGAAAACCGCGAGGCGGTCGAGGAGATCCCGTTCGAGACGGATCTGCGGTTCTTTTTCCGGGAGTTTGCCCGGCCCACGGTGGCCTACTGGCACGACACGGGTCACGCCCAGATCAAGGAGGATCTGGGCCTGATCCATCACATGTTGCATTTGGAATCGTTTGCCGATCGGCTGGCCGGGTTCCATATCCACGACGTGAAGCCGCCCTGTCGGGACCACTGTGCGCCGGGGACGGGTCGGGTGGATTTTGCGTCCCTGCGCCCCTGGGTGCGGCCCGAGCATGTGAAAGTGTTCGAGCTGAGTCCGGCCCTGAGCGTGGAAGAGGTGCGGGCCGGCGTGGAATACATCCGGCAGTTGTGGGGTGACGAGTAGGAGTGGGGCCTGTGCGGCAGGCTGCGACCGGGGCCGGACAGGTGCCGGAGGCGGCTGGCCCGGCTCACAGGGGCTGCCCGGTCAAACGTTCGTA from Limisphaera ngatamarikiensis includes these protein-coding regions:
- the rpsU gene encoding 30S ribosomal protein S21: MSEIRLKKGEPIDKALRRLKKKLDREGILRIVRNHRHYEKPSERRRRKEKAARFAAMLNARYAEM
- a CDS encoding sugar phosphate isomerase/epimerase family protein, with translation MYSMSTCWNSHRHTDGRAMLLEIRELGFEYAELSHGIRLSLVEGILQAVDAGEIRISSLHNFCPLPMGVSHAAPNLFQFSAESTRERELAIKSTLKTFDFAVRVGAPLVVLHMGSVEMKDYTDRLKELVAEGRRETPRYEALLAEAIEQRERRKEPFVERAYETLRRLIPEAEARGLRLGIENREAVEEIPFETDLRFFFREFARPTVAYWHDTGHAQIKEDLGLIHHMLHLESFADRLAGFHIHDVKPPCRDHCAPGTGRVDFASLRPWVRPEHVKVFELSPALSVEEVRAGVEYIRQLWGDE